The Theobroma cacao cultivar B97-61/B2 chromosome 2, Criollo_cocoa_genome_V2, whole genome shotgun sequence genome includes the window GCAGCGTGTAGAAAGTTGAAGATGCTGCCAAATGAGATGAGGTTCATCACAACCCTCAAAGAATTGAAGATTGAACATATGCCAAAAGCATTCAAAGTTAAACTGGTTGAAGGAGGAGAAGATTCAGACAAAGTCCAACATGTGCCTTCTatcatatttcaaaattgtgaTGATTGAATTATGATCATCAGGTAATCTTTTACTATCCATTTCTaaacttactttttttttaaattaatgaattGAATTATGatcattaaatttgttttgacTATTTGCTCGAGAAaaatttatgttgaaaattgatattgtgattgatttacatttttctttagaaaataaaagacaatTCTTTGCCACGTCAGCAACACTATCCGTTGTTGTATTAACTGAAACAGAACATCGATCATTTCGCCACTTGATAACATCCTCCTCTCCTTTCTCATTCCCTCTCTatcctctcttttcttttcctggTTTCTAGGTGTTTCCGTCAATGGATTCCAACACAGTCTTCTTCTCTTCAAAATTCCAAACCCCAACTCTCCCACCTTCTTCTCCATTGCTCTCTTCCACTAACCTCCCCCTAATCAGCCGACAATTCCTTGGTTTCAGTCACACTCTCAAGCCTCCCGGCGGTGCTTCTTCCCTCAGAAAGAAACACAAAAACTTGGGGTTTCTGCGCCTCCACTCTCCTCGCTTTATCCTCAGACCTTCTATCGACTCCAATTTGGTCCCCGTTGTCGTTGGTGTTACCGCGCATTATCGGCTTTATAAGTCTACAAGCACTTATTAGAGCTAATATCTTTACTCTACTTTTTTCCAGGTGAAGTCGTGAAAAAGAAGCCACAAGCTTGTTTCTGTTGAAAGATATCCCCAATACGCAGAAGCTCTTTTTAGTTGTGTGGAGACTCGAGTGGATTGGTGAATGAAGCCTAAGACTCTACTTGTATTGATATGTTTATGTTGTAGAAGTATTGACTCCTTGTTTATGACTAGTATTGATTTGTTATGCTGTGGAGTATCAACTCTTGGTTTATGAGCTCCTTGCGGTTTGGCAAATAAGAGGTAAAAATCCATCCATCCGTCCCATGGGTCTATGTATAACAGCCGGCTGCTTGTTCTTTCTAGCAATACATCCATCCAAATAGATTGCTATTGCGGGGCTAAAAATCCATGGCTCGTTAAACTAAGGAGTGGTAAGGATTGGGCCGAATATGTCGGTTAcagaatttttatattatgggGACCCAACCCAATCGAAATCAAAAAGTGAAATGGGCACCGGCAATGCCTTCCTAGTTCAGCCCATTTGTCTGCTAGCCGTCTCGAAAGCTTTCAAAATTCTCCACTTATACCGTGAATTTTCTACTAACCCAATTCATCAGAAAATCCCATTTATTCCATAGTTTTTAATTCCTTCCCTGACTGTCAATTTGACGTAAGCTTCAATATTAGAGTTTTTAAGTTCAGTTTTGTGTTtccatttctcttttattttcttttctttcccaattggaattatttcaaattattatcattttttttcagaatttaaattattattatcatttatgATTCAAAGTGTTTGGTTCGATCATCCTTGTTCTGATGTCTGTGTGTTTATTCATTTGtcttgcataatttttttttctattaaggtAGTGATCTATGTTgatctttctttcttattatttaatcatttataaTCGTAATTTGTTGAGATTAttctaatattaaattttactaagGCCTTTTCCTCTTCAAGTTTCTcaagaaaaattttacatcagaaattgattttataatttccattccttttcaaaaacaaaaagactaTTTATCACGTCAACATTAACACAATCCGTTTATGTATTAATTGAAACAAAGCATGTCTTTTTAACTTTgactattttcttcttttttgagtgtttttttttttttcatttttggagTGAGGTTTAAGTGTGGACTATTATAAGATGACGTGAATTGATCTTTTAAGTCCCCTCTCTACAATTAACCATATCTCAATGAGACAAGATTGTAAAGGAGTAAATGCGCATAAactgaaattaaatatttacccaaacaaaaaagaaagctaGATTAAGTCAAGTTTAACTATCCATTGTACATTTCTTAGAGTAATGaaaccaaaattaaagaaaaataggagTGGATGAAAATGAACTTCTACTTTTTCCCTCATAAAGAGGTAGTTGGTTTCTTCAGTGAACAACCTTTACTTTTTTCTATATTCCCATTCTTTACGTAAACGACAGGGGGTGGGAAGAGAGAATGAACGGATTCCTtcgaatattatttttcttgttctaTTGACTCATTTCACAGGATAAAGGTCATCAATTAATTATAGCCCACGTCCCTTCAATCTTGCATGCAACTTAATCGATCAAAGCAATGGAGCCAATGTATTTTTCTCTTACCGCCAGCTGATCATTGCTTCTAATGGTAGTTTAAGAATTTATTCCTCAAGGAATTTTGGACAAAGCTCACTTTTGTTAAGGAATCGCTGCTTAGACCGTTCCACAAGCAATAATATTATTCTAAAGTTGCAATTGAGAAATCTAATAATGGTAATCGCAGTTataaatggaagaaaaaaaatcacagAGATTTCACCAACCTTTCTttgttgagagaaaaaaagagcaTAACATATGGCGGAATCTGTTGTGTCCAATGTTGCAGCAAGACTTGGAGACTTAGTAATTCAAGAAGCTAAATTCTTGCGGGGCGTGTATGGTCAAGTTAAGCTTTTGCAAATGGAGCTACTTTGGATGAAGAGCTTCTTAAAAGAGGCAGATTCGAGACAAGCTGAGAATGAGATGATTCGTATGTGGGTTGCTGATATTAGAGAGATTGCTTATGATGCTGAGGATGTCATTGAAACTTTTGCTCTCAAAATTGCATCCAGAAGGAGGGGAGgtatttcaaatttcattaaaagatCTGCCTGCATCTTCAAAGAAGGATGGATGCTCCACAAGGTCAAGTCAGACATTGAAGGAATCATAAGCAGAATCTCTTACTTGAGTCAACGGTTACAGGTCTATGGCATAAAACAACTAACAGATGGAGCAAGCTCAAGTGCTTCATCCAGGAGGCAACAGTTAAGGCAGTCTTATCCTCGTATGGTGGAAACCAATGTTGTTGGGTTGGATAATGACATAAAAAAATTGGTCTCGGTTCTTGTAGACAACGAAAGTTACAGAGTTGTTTCCATATGTGGCATGGGTGGTCTGGGAAAGACTACTCTGGCTAAGAAGGTTTACCATCATCCTCAAGTAAGAGATCATTTCAAGTACTTTGTTTGGGCGTACATTTCTCAGCAATGCGAGGAAAGAACCGTGTGGGAAGGAATTTTATCCAGCCTAAATCCTAAATATGAGAAGGGTGGGATATTGCCCAAATTGGGCGATCAAGATCTGGCTAAAAACTTGTATGAATTCctgaaagaaaacaaatgcCTAGTGGTACTCGATGACATTTGGAAAGCTGAAGATTGGGATGCTATTAAGCCTGCCTTCCCAATGGAGGAGGAGACAGGTAGCAAAATACTGCTCACCTCTCGTAACAAGGATGTAGCTTGGCACGCGGATCCAAGAGGTTTCCTGCACGAACTACAGCTCTTAACAGATGAAGACGGTTGGAAATTGTTCCAACATATATGTGATTCTGCAGGTAATATATATCTTAGCtcactttataattttaaattttgggtCAAATATGTGCATTTCATTCTcatttcatattaattttttacaatgtaaagaaaaaagaaatgtatcattttaatttgtatagCATATGCACTCTCGAAATGCCCCAACATTCAATTTTTCTCAAGATGTTATTATTAGTTCTAGCCATACTTATGAGATTTCTATTGATCTATAGATGTATacctttattttttgttctttcttgtAAAACTTCTCTTCAAGATTTCTTTAAGCAATTTCTGCAAAGTAAAAATACCCAATATTCTTctataagaaaaacaaaaagaaatattttattgttatttttttggcAACATATATTAATTAGGATGTTTGTTTATTTCTGGGCTATATATGATGACTTTTATTGCTAGTTTAAGTTTTTGCTATAGTATGTTAATTTGAGATTGTATATATCAATATAGTTTTCTTGTTCCCTGTTTTTTGCCAGACTATGTAATTGAGGAAAAAATGGAAGAGTTGGGGAAGGACATGGTTAAACAGTGTGCTGGGTTGCCATTAGCCATTGTTGTTCTAGGAGGAGTTTTGGTTACAAAGCATTCATTAAATGATTGGCAAATAGTGCAGGAAAATTTGAAGTCATACTTAAGGAAAGatagaagtaaaaaaaaacgGAAAGATGGAGGTTGGGGAATCCATGAAGCAATAGCTTTAAGTTATGGCAATTTGCCACCCTATTTAAAACCATGCTTCTTGTATTTGAGTGTTTTCCCGGAAGATTACGAGATTTCTGTTGGTAAATTGGTCAAATTATGGGTGGCAGAAGATATTGTGCCATTAGAAGAAAGTGAAGAAGATGGAGAAGAAATGATGGAAGATGTGGCAGAAGGTTACTTAAATGAGCTTGTAGAAAGATACATGGTGCTAGTGGGAAAACGAGATGCAAACTCAAAGATCAAAACATGCCGGATGCATGATCTTATCAGAGATTTCTGCTTGTTGAAagcaaaacaagaaaatttcatttgCGTTCTTGATTGTCTTCAAATGGAGCAAGCTGATGTCAGCAGCTTGTCCCCTCCAATTGGTAAATTTCGCAGGATTGGCATTAATGATTTGAATCTGATAAATGGGATTACAAACCCACATCTCCGATCTGCATTGTTCTTTGATCAAAACTTTTTGGGAGAGTTTAAGGAAAGGTCTTATGTCATCAAATGGCTGGTGAAAATAGAAGATAGCATAAATAGTACTATTGTTAAGGGTACTTTGTTGGCATTTTTAATCCCTTTTTTAGTATGTGAGTTAAGGCATAAAACTCGAGGGTTAACGAGACACATTTGCAACAATTTCA containing:
- the LOC18607627 gene encoding probable disease resistance RPP8-like protein 2, yielding MLHKVKSDIEGIISRISYLSQRLQVYGIKQLTDGASSSASSRRQQLRQSYPRMVETNVVGLDNDIKKLVSVLVDNESYRVVSICGMGGLGKTTLAKKVYHHPQVRDHFKYFVWAYISQQCEERTVWEGILSSLNPKYEKGGILPKLGDQDLAKNLYEFLKENKCLVVLDDIWKAEDWDAIKPAFPMEEETGSKILLTSRNKDVAWHADPRGFLHELQLLTDEDGWKLFQHICDSADYVIEEKMEELGKDMVKQCAGLPLAIVVLGGVLVTKHSLNDWQIVQENLKSYLRKDRSKKKRKDGGWGIHEAIALSYGNLPPYLKPCFLYLSVFPEDYEISVGKLVKLWVAEDIVPLEESEEDGEEMMEDVAEGYLNELVERYMVLVGKRDANSKIKTCRMHDLIRDFCLLKAKQENFICVLDCLQMEQADVSSLSPPIGKFRRIGINDLNLINGITNPHLRSALFFDQNFLGEFKERSYVIKWLVKIEDSINSTIVKGTLLAFLIPFLVCELRHKTRGLTRHICNNFKLLRILDFADADIPLVCILLSDIGSLIHLRFLSLGNCAFVAMLPSFISKLRCLQSLDLRDCIGVYVPNVLWKLERLRHLYLPDQVCARTKLKLDTLKNLQTLVNFNTKNCYLKNICYMKYLRELMITVPFIVENFREDLNLNPPIITSKHLRSLSISKNKSTDPRHLTYLLSSCLNIRELHLSVEIRKLPQNIPSNIAHISLDWARLSEDPLPTLEKLPNLRILELGRDAFLGEVMICSAQGFPMLNSLSIFLQANLEELRVSEGAMPNLHHLMIANCRNLKMLPNELRFITTLKELKIEKMPKTFKDKLVEGGEDSYKVQHVPSIIFQNCDY